One Glaciihabitans arcticus DNA window includes the following coding sequences:
- the hrpA gene encoding ATP-dependent RNA helicase HrpA — protein MSQPEIPIEITYPPELPVSQRRVDILRAIAENQVVIVAGSTGSGKTTQIPKMLLESGFTSIGHTQPRRIAARTVAERIAEELGEQIGGLVGYQVRFTDAVGKNTRIKLMTDGILLNEIHRDRELRKYDAIIIDEAHERSLTVDFLIGYLKQLLPRRPELKVIITSATIDPGSFSRHFDDAPIIEVSGRTFPVEIRYRPLVPDAVEADDDTVDAPTAAIDPLDGINAALDELAAESNGDVLVFLSGENDIRDAEESIKGRNLPGTEVLPLYGRLSTADQHKVFQPSASAGTRRRIVLATNVAETSLTVPGIKYVIDVGTARISRYSVRSKIQRLPIEAISQASANQRSGRSGRTSDGIAIRLYSEQDFEKRPEFTEPEILRTNLAAVILQMISLGLGDIARFPFLQPPDSRGVKDGLDLLKELGAVELGQSRQRLRDPSAEGASDRGSAVEGEAKITRIGKQLTQLPIDPRFARMILESKQHGTTREVMAIVSGLSIQDPRERPLESRPQADQQHARFTDQTSDFLTLLNLWNYLEEKQRELSGNQFRKLIKSEYLNFVRVREWQDVYRQLSRMAKPLGLHVGEPHVNPDGIHRSILAGLLSQLGIKDLQKKDYVGARQARFVIFPGSALAKKQPNAIMSAELVETSRLFARTNASIDTAWAESIAGDLVKRSYSEPRWEKKQGAVVANERVTLYGVPIIPKRTVQFARIDLPYARDLFIRNALVDGDWDLSRTDRRLTAFDRANRALRTELEELEERTRRRTILFDDESIYRFYDERIPRDVASLTAFTTWWRTARADAPDFLTITRDLLVEEESVPVIDEREFPSEWRQGEQRLAVTYRFEPGAEDDGVTVLIPLPLLASVRSTGFDWLVAGLREELVAALIKTLPKPIRRNVVPANDWARKFVDAIPADPDVDEMSLVEFLAGRIRSETYTPVDPEDFDIDRLPDHLRATFAVVDERGGIVARSKDLSSLRLKLSRRTRDSVARVTAVPVAAAPRNALERQGLTGWDFDALPRSVETRHSGGVVRAFPALVDAGKTVDIRLLATEADQRLAHRAGVRRMLLLAIPAPTAYIQQHLTSAEKLALATSPYRSNAELFEDCMVACIDAVVDKATIFTRADFEKARDTVSAGLVEAMFQAVSQVGTILAKAREADKAISGASSVQLMAPLADARAQLASLVHPGFVGRTGLAQLRRLPIYLSAITHRVAKLQENPGRDRAWLAEIEDATQLYLTAGGDLPLQPNAADFLRQARWMLEELRLSLFAQHLPTSAPVSVQRIRKVLHA, from the coding sequence ATGTCCCAGCCCGAGATCCCGATCGAGATCACCTACCCGCCTGAGCTGCCGGTCAGCCAGCGGCGCGTGGACATCCTGCGCGCCATCGCGGAGAACCAGGTCGTCATCGTCGCCGGCTCCACCGGCTCGGGCAAGACAACGCAGATCCCGAAGATGCTGCTCGAGTCGGGATTCACCAGCATCGGCCACACCCAGCCGCGACGCATCGCAGCGCGCACGGTTGCCGAGCGCATCGCCGAGGAGCTGGGCGAGCAGATCGGCGGCCTCGTCGGCTACCAGGTGCGCTTCACCGACGCGGTCGGCAAGAACACCCGCATCAAGCTCATGACCGATGGAATTCTGCTCAACGAGATCCACCGCGACCGCGAGCTGCGCAAATACGACGCGATCATCATCGACGAGGCGCACGAGCGCAGCCTCACCGTCGACTTCCTGATCGGCTACCTCAAGCAGCTGCTCCCCCGGCGGCCCGAGCTCAAGGTCATCATCACCTCGGCGACCATCGATCCAGGGTCGTTCAGCCGCCACTTCGACGACGCCCCGATCATCGAGGTCTCGGGCCGCACGTTCCCGGTGGAGATCCGGTACCGGCCGCTGGTCCCCGACGCGGTCGAGGCGGACGATGACACCGTCGACGCTCCCACCGCCGCCATCGACCCGCTCGACGGCATCAACGCCGCCCTCGACGAGCTGGCGGCCGAGAGCAACGGCGACGTGCTGGTCTTCCTGAGCGGCGAGAACGATATTCGGGATGCCGAAGAGTCCATCAAGGGCAGGAACCTCCCGGGCACCGAGGTCCTCCCCCTGTACGGGCGGCTCAGCACCGCCGACCAGCACAAGGTCTTCCAGCCCTCCGCGAGCGCGGGCACCCGCCGCCGGATCGTGCTCGCCACCAACGTCGCCGAGACGAGCCTCACGGTTCCCGGCATCAAGTACGTGATCGACGTGGGCACGGCGCGCATCAGCCGGTACAGCGTGCGATCGAAGATCCAGCGGCTGCCGATCGAGGCGATCAGCCAGGCCAGCGCGAACCAGCGCTCCGGGCGTTCCGGTCGTACGAGCGACGGCATTGCGATCCGCCTGTACAGCGAGCAGGACTTCGAGAAACGGCCCGAGTTCACCGAGCCCGAGATCCTGCGCACCAACCTGGCTGCGGTCATCCTGCAGATGATCTCGCTCGGGCTGGGCGACATCGCGCGCTTCCCCTTCCTGCAGCCGCCGGACTCCCGCGGCGTGAAGGACGGCCTCGACCTGCTGAAGGAGCTCGGCGCGGTGGAGCTAGGACAATCGCGCCAGCGATTGCGCGACCCCAGCGCCGAGGGAGCCAGCGACCGAGGGTCGGCGGTGGAGGGCGAGGCGAAGATCACCCGCATCGGCAAGCAGCTCACGCAGCTGCCGATCGACCCGCGGTTCGCCCGCATGATCCTCGAGTCGAAGCAGCACGGCACCACCCGCGAGGTGATGGCCATCGTGTCGGGGCTGAGCATCCAGGATCCACGAGAGCGCCCCCTCGAGAGCCGCCCGCAGGCCGACCAGCAGCACGCCCGCTTCACCGACCAGACGAGCGACTTCCTTACCCTGCTGAACCTCTGGAACTACCTCGAGGAGAAGCAGCGGGAGCTCTCGGGCAACCAGTTCCGCAAGCTGATCAAGAGCGAGTACCTCAACTTCGTGCGGGTGCGCGAGTGGCAGGACGTCTACCGTCAGCTCTCCCGCATGGCCAAACCGCTCGGGTTGCACGTCGGAGAGCCGCACGTGAACCCCGACGGCATCCACCGCTCGATCCTCGCGGGGCTGCTCAGCCAACTGGGCATCAAGGATCTCCAGAAGAAGGACTACGTCGGCGCCCGCCAGGCCCGCTTTGTGATCTTCCCCGGCTCAGCGCTCGCCAAGAAGCAGCCGAACGCGATCATGAGCGCCGAACTCGTCGAGACCAGCCGCCTGTTCGCGCGCACGAACGCATCGATCGACACGGCGTGGGCCGAGTCGATCGCCGGGGATCTCGTCAAACGCAGCTACAGCGAGCCCCGCTGGGAGAAGAAGCAGGGCGCGGTGGTCGCGAACGAGCGGGTGACGCTGTACGGCGTGCCGATCATCCCGAAGCGCACCGTGCAGTTCGCGCGCATCGATCTGCCGTACGCGCGCGACCTGTTCATTCGCAACGCGCTCGTCGACGGCGACTGGGACCTCTCCCGCACCGACCGCCGCCTGACCGCGTTCGATCGTGCCAACCGCGCGCTGCGCACCGAACTCGAGGAACTCGAGGAGCGCACCCGCCGTCGCACCATTCTCTTCGACGACGAGTCCATCTACCGCTTCTACGACGAGCGCATACCCCGGGATGTCGCGAGCCTCACGGCGTTCACCACCTGGTGGCGCACGGCTCGCGCTGACGCGCCCGACTTCCTCACGATCACGCGCGACCTTCTCGTCGAAGAGGAGTCGGTGCCGGTCATCGACGAGCGCGAGTTCCCGAGCGAGTGGCGGCAGGGCGAGCAGCGCCTCGCCGTGACCTACCGCTTCGAACCGGGGGCAGAGGATGACGGAGTGACGGTGCTGATCCCCCTGCCACTACTGGCTTCCGTGCGCTCGACCGGCTTCGACTGGCTGGTCGCGGGGCTGCGGGAGGAACTCGTCGCCGCACTCATCAAGACGCTGCCCAAGCCGATTCGCCGGAACGTTGTGCCCGCGAACGACTGGGCACGCAAGTTCGTGGATGCGATCCCCGCCGACCCCGACGTGGACGAGATGTCGCTCGTCGAGTTTCTCGCCGGCCGTATCCGCTCCGAGACCTACACGCCCGTCGACCCGGAGGACTTCGACATCGACCGGCTGCCCGACCACCTGCGAGCGACCTTCGCGGTCGTCGACGAGCGTGGCGGGATCGTCGCCCGCAGCAAGGATCTCTCGTCGCTGCGCCTCAAGCTCTCCCGCCGCACGCGGGACTCGGTGGCGCGGGTTACTGCGGTGCCCGTGGCGGCTGCACCGCGCAATGCCCTCGAACGACAGGGACTCACCGGCTGGGACTTCGACGCCCTCCCGCGTAGCGTCGAGACCCGCCACAGCGGCGGTGTGGTGCGCGCCTTCCCCGCCCTCGTCGATGCGGGCAAGACCGTGGATATCCGCCTGCTTGCGACCGAAGCCGACCAGCGTCTCGCGCACCGTGCCGGTGTGCGCAGGATGCTCCTGCTCGCCATCCCCGCACCGACCGCCTACATCCAGCAGCACCTGACCTCCGCCGAGAAACTCGCCCTCGCAACGAGCCCGTACCGTTCGAATGCGGAACTCTTCGAGGACTGCATGGTGGCCTGCATCGACGCCGTTGTGGACAAGGCGACGATCTTCACCCGCGCCGACTTCGAGAAGGCACGGGATACGGTGTCAGCCGGGCTCGTCGAGGCGATGTTCCAGGCGGTGAGCCAGGTCGGCACGATTCTCGCGAAGGCCCGCGAAGCCGACAAGGCGATCAGCGGCGCGAGTTCCGTGCAGCTCATGGCGCCCCTCGCCGACGCCCGCGCCCAGTTGGCATCGCTCGTGCACCCCGGCTTCGTCGGCCGAACCGGCCTCGCGCAGTTGCGGCGCCTGCCGATCTACCTGAGCGCCATCACGCACCGCGTGGCGAAGCTGCAGGAGAACCCCGGACGCGACCGCGCCTGGCTCGCCGAGATCGAGGATGCCACGCAGCTCTACCTGACCGCCGGCGGTGACCTGCCCCTGCAGCCGAACGCCGCCGACTTCCTGCGGCAGGCGCGCTGGATGCTCGAGGAGCTGCGCCTGAGCCTCTTCGCCCAGCACCTTCCGACGTCGGCACCGGTGTCGGTGCAGCGTATCCGCAAGGTGCTGCACGCTTAG
- the msuE gene encoding FMN reductase, protein MTIRIVGVAGSLTAPSRTIELVEQIVAEIGRHLSVESEIVRVDELGPAFAGTLHRRDLTSEVERAVVAIETADVLVVASPVYRASFTGLFKHLFDFVDQYALVDTPVLLAATGGSERHALIIDHQFRPLFAFFSALTLPLGVYAHDSDFTDYLISSPRLRERLEKAVAKAVPLIRSNLAEREEIARTLAGLVEAVPERDPRAPVRLLA, encoded by the coding sequence ATGACCATTCGCATCGTCGGCGTCGCCGGGAGCCTCACCGCACCGTCGCGCACCATCGAACTCGTCGAGCAGATCGTCGCCGAGATCGGGCGGCACCTGTCTGTTGAATCGGAGATCGTCCGAGTCGACGAACTCGGCCCCGCCTTCGCCGGAACCCTGCACCGCCGCGACCTGACGAGCGAGGTGGAGCGGGCCGTCGTCGCGATCGAGACGGCGGATGTGCTCGTCGTCGCGAGCCCCGTCTACCGCGCATCGTTCACGGGACTGTTCAAGCACCTCTTCGATTTCGTCGACCAGTACGCGCTCGTCGACACGCCCGTGCTGCTCGCCGCCACCGGCGGAAGCGAGCGGCACGCCCTCATCATCGATCACCAGTTCCGGCCGCTGTTCGCGTTCTTCTCCGCGCTCACGTTGCCGCTCGGGGTGTACGCGCACGACTCCGACTTCACCGACTACCTCATCTCCAGCCCGCGGCTTCGCGAGCGGCTCGAGAAGGCGGTGGCGAAGGCGGTGCCGCTGATCCGCAGCAACCTGGCCGAGCGCGAGGAGATCGCGCGCACCCTCGCCGGCCTTGTCGAAGCTGTGCCGGAGCGCGATCCGCGGGCGCCGGTGCGGTTGTTGGCGTGA
- a CDS encoding ABC transporter ATP-binding protein, which translates to MSELLEVSNLRVSLGRGRARTQILHGVDLSVASGEIVGLIGETGSGKTTLARTVLGLARIDSGTVSLGGTDVGSIPGRHLRAFRRAGLAQYVFQDPLQSLDPQLTVAASVGEGLAVRGGLRREQLSARMLDALDLVGLDPSFADRLPAELSGGQRQRVAIARAMVLEPGLLICDEPVSALDAASRGQVLELLAGLPSVRELGMLFISHDLGSVASITDRIVVLYRGNVVESGSTERVLNDPQHPYTRLLVGSAPTLGGGAADRGTRAQLRALLADHT; encoded by the coding sequence ATGTCTGAGCTCCTAGAGGTCTCCAACCTTCGCGTCTCACTAGGCCGAGGCCGGGCGCGCACTCAGATCCTGCACGGCGTGGACCTCAGCGTTGCGTCTGGCGAGATCGTCGGGCTCATCGGCGAGACCGGATCCGGCAAGACCACGCTCGCGCGCACCGTGCTCGGGCTGGCACGCATCGACTCCGGTACCGTCTCGCTCGGGGGCACCGACGTCGGATCGATTCCCGGTCGGCACCTACGCGCCTTCCGCCGGGCGGGACTCGCCCAGTACGTCTTCCAGGACCCGCTGCAGAGCCTCGACCCGCAACTCACCGTCGCTGCGTCCGTCGGGGAGGGACTCGCTGTTCGCGGCGGACTCCGCCGTGAGCAGCTGAGCGCGCGGATGCTCGACGCGCTCGACCTCGTCGGCCTCGACCCGTCCTTCGCCGACCGGCTGCCCGCCGAGCTCTCGGGTGGACAGCGGCAGCGGGTCGCCATCGCGCGGGCCATGGTGCTCGAGCCCGGCCTGCTGATCTGTGATGAGCCGGTCAGCGCCCTCGACGCTGCCAGTCGTGGCCAGGTTCTGGAGCTGCTGGCCGGGCTGCCGTCCGTACGCGAGCTCGGGATGCTGTTCATCTCGCACGACCTCGGCTCCGTGGCATCCATCACCGACCGCATCGTTGTGCTGTATCGCGGAAACGTCGTCGAGTCGGGCAGCACCGAACGCGTGCTCAACGACCCGCAGCACCCTTACACGCGCTTGCTCGTCGGCTCCGCGCCCACCCTCGGCGGGGGTGCGGCCGACCGCGGCACCCGTGCACAACTGCGGGCGCTACTCGCCGACCACACCTGA
- a CDS encoding ABC transporter ATP-binding protein codes for MSDPLLSVADLRIALPNGTELVRGVSFSVERGGSLGIVGESGSGKSLTCRAVLGIVPEGVAVTSGDLAFDGVDLRSLSYEQWMPLRGRRISAVFQDPGSYLNPSIPVGRQLAEALRASSVLTRKEARTRAVELFASLGLRDPHRVAGQYPHELSGGMLQRVLIAIAICADPQLLIADEATTALDVTVQAEVLDVLADLAVTRDLAIVLVSHDLAVVAQVCENVVVMRDGVIVEAGRTAEVLGNPQHEYTQLLVTDHERYGIENYLAARELLHV; via the coding sequence ATGTCTGACCCGTTGCTCTCCGTTGCTGACCTGCGTATCGCCCTGCCGAACGGCACCGAGCTCGTGCGCGGCGTCTCCTTCTCAGTCGAACGCGGCGGCTCGCTCGGCATCGTCGGCGAATCCGGCAGCGGCAAGTCCCTCACCTGCCGCGCGGTGCTCGGCATCGTCCCCGAGGGGGTGGCCGTGACATCCGGCGACCTCGCATTCGACGGCGTCGACCTGCGCTCGCTGTCCTATGAACAGTGGATGCCGCTGCGCGGGCGTCGCATCTCCGCCGTGTTCCAGGACCCGGGTTCGTATCTCAACCCCTCGATCCCCGTCGGCAGGCAGCTCGCCGAGGCTCTCCGCGCGTCGTCCGTGCTCACGCGGAAGGAGGCGCGCACCCGCGCCGTCGAACTGTTCGCCTCGCTCGGGCTGCGCGACCCGCACCGCGTCGCCGGCCAGTACCCGCATGAACTCTCGGGCGGGATGCTGCAGCGCGTGCTCATCGCCATTGCCATCTGCGCCGACCCGCAGCTGCTCATCGCCGACGAGGCGACCACCGCGCTGGATGTCACGGTGCAGGCCGAGGTGCTCGATGTGCTGGCCGACCTCGCCGTCACCCGCGACCTGGCCATCGTGCTCGTGTCGCACGACCTCGCCGTCGTGGCGCAGGTCTGCGAGAACGTCGTGGTGATGCGCGACGGCGTGATCGTGGAGGCGGGGCGCACGGCCGAGGTGCTCGGCAACCCGCAGCACGAGTACACGCAGCTGCTGGTCACCGATCACGAGCGCTACGGCATTGAGAATTACCTCGCCGCGCGGGAGCTGCTGCATGTCTGA
- a CDS encoding ABC transporter permease, with protein MFRRAIRRPLGLVSVSVLGAVLLLAVLGPLLAPFDPLVGDARAILAGPSAEHWLGTDPLGRDVLSRLLAGSTLSLVSAAEAVALGLLLGVIPGLLSVYLGRAFEWITLRLMDSLITLPFLVFAIALTALLGNGLHQAMFAVGILVAPGFYRVSRAAALAVVSSPYVEAARLVGASPLWVLRTHLWSKVAPTVAVTTANMMGAGLVIVSALTFLGIGVQPPEPTWGGMLATDLGYLYQRPYGPFIPAALIMLTVGAFNGLADALQDSSRDSRTVVSSTVARIRKVAHV; from the coding sequence ATGTTCCGTCGCGCCATCCGTCGGCCGCTCGGGCTGGTCTCGGTCTCCGTCCTCGGGGCCGTGCTGCTGCTCGCCGTTCTCGGACCGCTGCTCGCCCCTTTCGACCCGCTCGTGGGCGACGCCCGTGCGATCCTCGCCGGCCCCTCCGCCGAGCACTGGCTCGGTACCGATCCGCTCGGCCGCGACGTGCTGAGCCGACTCCTCGCCGGGTCGACGCTCTCGCTGGTCTCGGCCGCCGAGGCGGTGGCGCTCGGCCTGCTGCTGGGCGTCATCCCCGGCCTGCTGTCGGTGTATCTCGGGCGCGCCTTCGAGTGGATCACCCTGCGGCTCATGGACAGCCTCATCACGCTGCCGTTCCTCGTATTCGCGATCGCGCTCACCGCCCTGCTCGGCAACGGGCTGCACCAGGCGATGTTTGCGGTGGGCATCCTCGTGGCGCCCGGCTTCTACCGGGTGAGCCGCGCGGCAGCGCTCGCTGTCGTGAGCTCGCCGTACGTCGAGGCCGCGCGGCTTGTCGGCGCATCCCCGCTCTGGGTTCTGCGCACCCACCTGTGGTCGAAGGTCGCACCGACGGTCGCCGTCACCACCGCCAACATGATGGGTGCCGGGCTCGTGATCGTCTCCGCCCTGACGTTCCTCGGCATCGGGGTGCAGCCGCCCGAACCGACCTGGGGCGGCATGCTCGCGACCGACCTCGGCTACCTCTACCAGCGGCCGTACGGGCCGTTCATCCCGGCCGCGCTCATCATGCTCACCGTCGGCGCCTTCAATGGGCTCGCCGATGCCCTGCAGGACTCCTCCCGCGACTCGCGCACCGTCGTTTCCAGCACCGTCGCCCGCATCCGAAAGGTCGCCCATGTCTGA
- a CDS encoding ABC transporter permease, translating into MNIIATRALAGFGWLLRSAAIIVPVFLFATFITFGLGAVSGLSPAGLKLGDSATDADVARVNAQFGLDQPLAVRYLTWLGGILRGDLGVSWFNDLPVAPQIFQRLEISVSVAGLALLIGIVFGFTLGILAAVHRGSWIDRAVTVFSTVISTLPPFVIAIALIVVFSVTLHLLPSAGYVSPSVDPGKWLALITLPAIALSLDTVADLARQLRTGLTSAYAENYVTGAIVRGLSRRRILLVHVLRNGAGPALTVLGMRVPALLGGAVVTESIFGMAGFGRFASESALRGDVPVVQGTLVVAIVLVLAFNLLVNGLLTRLRPGAERAA; encoded by the coding sequence ATGAACATCATCGCGACACGTGCTCTTGCCGGTTTCGGCTGGCTGCTGCGCTCTGCCGCGATCATCGTTCCGGTCTTCCTCTTCGCCACGTTCATCACGTTCGGGCTCGGTGCCGTCAGCGGCCTGAGCCCGGCCGGTCTCAAGCTCGGTGACTCGGCGACCGACGCCGACGTCGCCCGGGTCAACGCCCAGTTCGGCCTCGACCAGCCGCTCGCCGTTCGCTACCTGACCTGGCTCGGTGGCATCCTGCGCGGCGACCTCGGGGTGTCCTGGTTCAACGACCTGCCGGTCGCGCCGCAGATCTTCCAGCGTCTCGAGATCAGCGTCTCGGTCGCCGGGCTCGCGCTGCTCATCGGCATCGTGTTCGGCTTCACGCTCGGCATCCTCGCCGCCGTGCACCGCGGCTCGTGGATCGACCGGGCCGTCACCGTCTTCTCGACGGTTATCTCCACGCTTCCGCCGTTCGTCATCGCTATCGCCCTGATTGTGGTGTTCAGCGTAACGCTGCACCTGCTGCCCTCGGCCGGCTACGTGTCGCCGAGCGTCGACCCCGGCAAGTGGCTCGCCCTCATCACCCTGCCCGCGATAGCCCTCAGCCTGGACACCGTAGCTGACCTCGCCCGCCAGCTACGCACCGGGCTCACCTCGGCCTACGCCGAGAACTATGTGACCGGAGCAATCGTGCGGGGACTCAGTCGCCGCCGCATCCTGCTCGTGCACGTGCTGCGCAACGGTGCCGGCCCCGCTCTCACCGTGCTCGGGATGCGTGTGCCCGCCCTGCTCGGAGGTGCCGTCGTGACTGAGAGCATCTTCGGCATGGCCGGGTTCGGCCGCTTCGCGAGTGAATCCGCGCTGCGCGGGGACGTGCCCGTTGTGCAGGGCACCCTCGTCGTCGCTATCGTGCTGGTGCTCGCCTTCAACCTGCTCGTCAACGGGCTGCTCACGAGACTGCGCCCCGGCGCCGAGCGGGCGGCGTGA
- a CDS encoding ABC transporter substrate-binding protein: MPSLTKPTAFVALAAAAALVLSACSAPADAGETVPSVLKWGFGLPTSWDPVTSSTGNDINTISLVYASLTQLDEKGNAGPGLAEKWEYNETGDEVTFTLRDGLTFSDGTAIDAEAVKASLLRGKTQENSLLKDQLSTIDDVTADSELEVTLELVHPDYQVPNLLAGKTGAIVSPTAFEKDAAAIPTAPVGAGPFTIESFVPESNAVLVKNPDYWNAENVKIDRLELSTGTDPATVIAAVQSGALDVASLPASKIEEAKAAGLEVDVIDSLTVSQVDIHNAIAPLDDPKVVEALKYAVDRQEIVDVAGFGIGEVTYQPFPKGYVAYNPELDDLFAYDPEKTKQLLADAGYEPNELSIEITAASYSENIAVLVQEQLKKVGVKSTINLVAPGSSTWQQQVYINRTAQFALDGTVGRESPVQNLTVVYGPEGLMNPSRTASPEFLAALDEVRNTPLDDPNYESVLQEAVKIGVLQASSFSTVASPRIFVRSPRVSALPHFLSQVRWEGVTVGSE; this comes from the coding sequence ATGCCATCCCTCACCAAGCCCACAGCCTTCGTCGCGCTCGCCGCAGCAGCAGCCCTCGTGCTGTCGGCGTGCAGCGCGCCGGCCGACGCGGGCGAGACCGTGCCCTCCGTGCTCAAGTGGGGATTCGGCCTGCCCACCTCGTGGGACCCGGTCACCTCCAGCACCGGCAACGACATCAACACGATCAGCCTCGTCTACGCCTCGCTCACCCAGCTCGACGAGAAGGGCAACGCCGGCCCGGGCCTCGCCGAGAAGTGGGAGTACAACGAGACCGGCGACGAGGTCACCTTCACCCTGCGTGACGGGCTCACCTTCAGCGATGGCACGGCGATCGACGCCGAGGCCGTCAAGGCGAGCCTGCTGCGCGGCAAGACGCAGGAGAACTCCCTGCTCAAGGACCAGCTCTCGACCATCGACGACGTGACGGCCGACAGTGAGCTCGAGGTGACACTCGAGCTGGTGCATCCCGACTACCAGGTCCCGAACCTGCTGGCTGGCAAGACCGGTGCGATCGTGAGCCCGACGGCGTTTGAGAAGGATGCGGCAGCCATCCCGACCGCACCCGTCGGCGCCGGCCCGTTCACAATTGAGAGCTTTGTGCCCGAGTCGAACGCCGTGCTCGTGAAGAACCCTGACTACTGGAATGCCGAGAACGTGAAGATCGACCGCCTCGAGCTGTCGACCGGCACCGACCCCGCCACGGTGATCGCCGCCGTGCAGAGTGGTGCGCTCGACGTGGCCTCACTGCCTGCCTCGAAGATCGAGGAGGCGAAGGCTGCGGGCCTCGAGGTCGACGTGATCGACAGCCTCACGGTGAGCCAGGTCGATATTCACAATGCGATCGCCCCGCTCGACGACCCGAAGGTGGTCGAGGCGCTGAAGTACGCCGTGGACCGTCAGGAGATAGTGGATGTCGCGGGCTTCGGCATCGGCGAGGTGACCTACCAGCCATTCCCGAAGGGCTACGTCGCCTACAACCCGGAGCTCGATGACCTCTTCGCCTATGACCCCGAGAAGACGAAGCAGCTGCTCGCGGACGCGGGCTACGAGCCGAACGAACTCTCGATCGAGATCACTGCGGCCTCCTACTCGGAGAACATCGCGGTGCTCGTGCAGGAGCAGCTGAAGAAGGTGGGCGTGAAGTCGACCATCAACCTCGTGGCGCCCGGCTCATCCACCTGGCAGCAGCAGGTCTACATCAACCGCACGGCACAATTCGCCCTCGACGGCACGGTCGGTCGCGAGTCGCCGGTGCAGAACCTCACGGTCGTCTACGGCCCCGAGGGTCTGATGAACCCGAGCCGTACCGCGTCGCCGGAGTTCCTCGCGGCGCTCGACGAGGTGCGGAACACCCCGCTCGACGACCCGAACTACGAGTCGGTGCTTCAAGAGGCCGTGAAGATCGGCGTGCTGCAGGCCTCGAGCTTCTCCACCGTTGCCAGCCCGCGCATCTTCGTGCGCAGCCCCAGAGTTTCCGCCCTCCCGCACTTCCTCTCGCAGGTGCGCTGGGAAGGCGTGACCGTCGGGTCCGAGTAG
- a CDS encoding LLM class flavin-dependent oxidoreductase, translating into MTSSTSRQLKLGAVLVGVGGPGQHDVWLDPEIPGDASVDIDWYIARARQAEAAKFDLVFIVDSQFITPDSPNHYLNRLEPFTLLSALAVSTTHIGLVGTVTTSYNEPFNVARKFASLDLISRGRAGWNVVATGDGGTAGNYSREEHYDYDTRYGRALEHVRVAQGLWDSYEDDAFPRDRAAGVFFDKERQHRLNHTGEFFSVVGPLNIERSKQGQPVIFQAGDSNEGRNLGAEIGEGIFTFAFNLEAGQAFYSDIKARAAAKGRNPDEVLVLPGLLPIITDTDAEAREIEISTHWAKDFDRVLAEFGRPFGWHDFSQYDLDAPFPELGSLGDTSFRTQADNIKLTARTNGLTLRETVEHFNPVRHSPFAGTALTVANEIERWFVGRAIDGFNVHVTVPSQFARFTDEVLPILRERGIFREEYESDTLRGNLGLPVPANRNSAVRDAAARLVSA; encoded by the coding sequence ATGACGTCATCCACTTCACGCCAGCTCAAGCTCGGCGCCGTTCTCGTCGGCGTCGGCGGGCCCGGCCAGCACGATGTGTGGCTCGACCCGGAGATCCCCGGTGACGCGAGCGTCGACATCGACTGGTACATCGCTCGCGCCCGGCAGGCTGAGGCCGCCAAGTTCGACCTGGTCTTCATCGTCGACAGCCAGTTCATCACCCCGGACTCGCCCAACCACTACCTCAACAGGCTCGAGCCGTTCACCCTGCTCTCCGCGCTCGCCGTCTCGACAACCCACATCGGTCTCGTCGGTACCGTGACCACCTCGTACAACGAGCCGTTCAACGTCGCCCGCAAGTTCGCCTCGCTCGACCTGATCAGCCGGGGCCGAGCCGGCTGGAACGTCGTCGCGACCGGCGACGGCGGCACCGCCGGCAACTACAGCCGCGAGGAGCACTACGACTACGACACCCGCTACGGCCGCGCGCTCGAGCACGTTCGTGTTGCGCAGGGTCTCTGGGACTCCTATGAGGATGACGCCTTCCCGCGCGACAGGGCCGCCGGTGTCTTCTTCGACAAGGAGCGCCAGCACCGGCTGAACCACACGGGGGAGTTCTTCTCCGTCGTCGGCCCGCTCAACATCGAGCGCTCGAAGCAGGGCCAGCCGGTGATCTTCCAGGCCGGTGACTCCAACGAGGGCCGTAACCTCGGCGCCGAGATCGGCGAGGGCATCTTCACGTTCGCGTTCAATCTCGAAGCGGGCCAGGCCTTCTACTCCGATATCAAGGCGCGCGCCGCCGCCAAGGGACGCAACCCCGACGAGGTGCTCGTGCTGCCCGGCCTGCTGCCGATCATCACCGACACCGACGCCGAAGCGCGGGAGATCGAGATCAGCACCCACTGGGCGAAGGACTTCGACCGGGTGCTCGCCGAGTTCGGCCGACCATTCGGCTGGCACGATTTCAGCCAGTACGACCTCGACGCGCCGTTCCCCGAGCTGGGTTCGCTCGGCGACACGAGCTTCCGCACCCAGGCCGACAACATCAAGCTCACCGCCCGCACCAACGGGCTCACGCTGCGCGAGACCGTCGAGCACTTCAACCCCGTGCGGCACTCGCCGTTCGCCGGCACCGCGCTCACCGTCGCCAACGAGATCGAGCGCTGGTTCGTCGGCCGAGCGATCGACGGCTTCAACGTGCACGTCACGGTGCCGAGCCAGTTCGCGCGGTTCACCGACGAGGTGCTGCCGATCCTGCGCGAGCGCGGCATCTTCCGCGAGGAGTACGAGTCGGATACCCTGCGCGGCAACCTCGGCCTCCCCGTTCCCGCCAACCGCAACAGCGCGGTTCGAGATGCAGCCGCCCGGCTCGTCTCTGCTTAG